From the Astyanax mexicanus isolate ESR-SI-001 chromosome 9, AstMex3_surface, whole genome shotgun sequence genome, one window contains:
- the lysmd2 gene encoding lysM and putative peptidoglycan-binding domain-containing protein 2 gives MAEFSPALHLRSGSDSDSELSQSLARFKTRSYGSTATAAAPLTEKYVEHRVAEGDTLQGIALRYGVTMEQIKRVNKLFSNDCIFLRHSLNIPVRTERPPLFNGLSLESPDSENTTPQGSPCISHMVEDVPQESTDPPSPPDPNTRPTQPEELSAKDYLHMLDLQIKRSKQAARKLKDEDSREDEDPTQPSSSSYQEM, from the exons ATGGCGGAGTTCTCCCCCGCGCTGCATCTGCGCTCCGGCTCCGACTCTGACAGCGAGCTCTCGCAGAGCCTCGCCCGATTCAAGACGCGCTCGTACGGCAGCACGGCCACGGCCGCCGCGCCGCTCACCGAGAAATACGTGGAGCATCGCGTGGCGGAGGGGGACACCCTGCAGGGCATCGCGCTCAGATACGGGGTCACG ATGGAGCAGATCAAAAGGGTCAACAAGCTTTTCAGCAATGACTGCATTTTCCTGCGGCACAGTCTGAACATCCCGGTGCGGACGGAGAGACCTCCCCTGTTTAACGGACTTTCTCTGGAGTCTCCAGACAGCGAAAACACGACGCCTCAGGGCTCTCCCTGCATCAGCCACATGGTGGAGGACGTCCCCCAGGAATCCACGGACCCCCCTTCACCTCCGGACCCAAATACCCGACCCACCCAGCCTGAGGAGCTTTCAGCTAAAGACTACTTACACATGCTGGACTTACAGATCAAACGGTCCAAGCAAGCCGCCAGGAAGCTCAAAGACGAGGATAGCAG GGAAGATGAAGACCCGACGCAaccttcatcatcatcttatCAGGAGATGTAA